The Meleagris gallopavo isolate NT-WF06-2002-E0010 breed Aviagen turkey brand Nicholas breeding stock unplaced genomic scaffold, Turkey_5.1 ChrUn_random_7180001957369, whole genome shotgun sequence region CTCAgtgtccccagatgtccccaaTATCCCCATAGATGcccccatgtccccaatgtccccactgtcctCGTTGTCCCTTTGTCCCCATATCCCCGCATTCCTCCCATTGTCTCCATAACCTCCAATGTCCCCAAAagtccccaaatcccccaaTGTCCCGAGTGTCTCTAATGCCCCCAacgtccccaatgtccccatatctCCAtaatgtccccagtgtccccatatcTCCCCTTGTCCTCagtgtccccattgtccccagtgtccccatatcccccagtGTCCTCAGTGTCCCCATAATAtccccactgtccccagagTCCCCAGTGTCTCAATGTCCCCATTTGTCCCAGCATCCCCACATGCCCCAATGGTCCCAAAGTTTCTGatgtccccgatgtccccaatgtccccataatgtccccaatgcccccattgcCCTCAatgtcccaatgtccccattacACCTGATGTCCCCAATACTccaaatgtccccaatgtcctcATTGTTCCCAATGTCCCTCAttgcccccaatgtccccattacACCCAATGTCCCTGATACCCCCAgatgtccccaatgtcctcACTGTTCCCAATGTCTCCAACGTttccaatgtccccaatgtccccattgtcctcATTGTCCTTgttgtccccatatcccccattgccccccgtgtccccatatccccatatcccccagtgtccccatattccccagtgtccccaatgtccccattgcccccaatgtccccatatcctccagtgtccccaatgtccccattgcccccaatGTCTCCATATCCtccagtgtccccaatgtccccatattccccaatgtccccatatcctccaatgtccccaatgtccccatatcccccaatgtccccatatcctCCAGTGTCCTCAgtgtccccattgcccccaatgtccccaaaacccccagtgtccccaatgtccccattgcccccaatGTCTCCATATCCtccagtgtccccaatgtccccatattCCCCANNNNNNNNNNNNNNNNNNNNNNNNNNNNNNNNNNNNNNNNNNNNNNNNNNNNNNNNNNNNNNNNNNNNNNNNNNNNNNNNNNNNNNNNNNNNNNNNNNNNNNNNNNNNNNNNNNNNNNNNNNNNNNNNNNNNNNNNNNNNNNNNNNNNNNNNNNNNNNNNNNNNNNNNNNNNNNNNNNNNNNNNNNNNNNNNNNNNNNNNNNNNNNNNNNNNNNNNNNNNNNNNNNNNNNNNNNNNNNNNNNNNNNNNNNNNNNNNNNNNNNNNNNNNNNNNNNNNNNNNNNNNNNNNNNNNNNNNNNNNNNNNNNNNNNNNNNNNNNNNNNNNNNNNNNNNNNNNNNNNNNNNNNNNNNNNNNNNNNNNNNNNNNNNNNNNNNNNNNNNNNNNNNNNNNNNNNNNNNNNNNNNNNNNNNNNNNNNNNNNNNNNNNNNNNNNNNNNNNNNNNNNNNNNNNNNNNNNNNNNNNNNNNNNNNNNNNNNNNNNNNNNNNNNNNNNNNNNNNNNNNNNNNNNNNNNNNNNNNNNNNNNNNNNNNNNNNNNNNNNNNNNNNNNNNNNNNNNNNNNNNNNNNNNNNNNNNNNNNNNNNNNNNNNNNNNNNNNNNNNNNNNNNNNNNNNNNNNNNNNNNNNNNNNNNNNNNNNNNNNNNNNNNNNNNNNNNNNNNNNNNNNNNNNNNNNNNNNNNNNNNNNNNNNNNNNNNNNNNNNNNNNNNNNNNNNNNNNNNNNNNNNNNNNNNNNNNNNNNNNNNNNNNNNNNNNNNNNNNNNNNNNNNNNNNNNNNNNNNNNNNNNNNNNNNNNNNNNNNNNNNNNNNNNNNNNNNNNNNNNNNNNNNNNNNNNNNNNNNNNNNNNNNNNNNNNNNNNNNNNNNNNNNNNNNNNNNNNNNNNNNNNNNNNNNNNNNNNNNNNNNNNNNNNNNNNNNNNNNNNNNNNNNNNNNNNNNNNNNNNNNNNNNNNNNNNNNNNNNNNNNNNNNNNNNNNNNNNNNNNNNNNNNNNNNNNNNNNNNNNNNNNNNNNNNNNNNNNNNNNNNNNNNNNNNNNNNNNNNNNNNNNNNNNNNNNNNNNNNNNNNNNNNNNNNNNNNNNNNNNNNNNNNNNNNNNNNNNNNNNNNNNNNNNNNNNNNNNNNNNNNNNNNNNNNNNNNNNNNNNNNNNNNNNNNNNNNNNNNNNNNNNNNNNNNNNNNNNNNNNNNNNNNNNNNNNNNNNNNNNNNNNNNNNNNNNNNNNNNNNNNNNNNNNNNNNNNNNNNNNNNNNNNNNNNNNNNNNNNNNNNNNNNNNNNNNNNNNNNNNNNNNNNNNNNNNNNNNNNNNNNNNNNNNNNNNNNNNNNNNNNNNNNNNNNNNNNNNNNNNNNNNNNNNNNNNNNNNNNNNNNNNNNNNNNNNNNNNNNNNNNNNNNNNNNNNNNNNNNNNNNNNNNNNNNNNNNNNNNNNNNNNNNNNNNNNNNNNNNNNNNNNNNNNNNNNNNNNNNNNNNNNNNNNNNNNNNNNNNNNNNNNNNNNNNNNNNNNNNNNNNNNNNNNNNNNNNNNNNNNNNNNNNNNNNNNNNNNNNNNNNNNNNNNNNNNNNNNNNNNNNNNNNNNNNNNNNNNNNNNNNNNNNNNNNNNNNNNNNNNNNNNNNNNNNNNNNNNNNNNNNNNNNNNNNNNNNNNNNNNNNNNNNNNNNNNNNNNNNNNNNNNNNNNNNNNNNNNNNNNNNNNNNNNNNNNNNNNNNNNNNNNNNNNNNNNNNNNNNNNNNNNNNNNNNNNNNNNNNNNNNNNNNNNNNNNNNNNNNNNNNNNNNNNNNNNNNNNNNNNNNNNNNNNNNNNNNNNNNNNNNNNNNNNNNNNNNNNNNNNNNNNNNNNNNNNNNNNNNNNNNNNNNNNNNNNNNNNNNNNNNNNNNNNNNNNNNNNNNNNNNNNNNNNNNNNNNNTGGCGCTGTGAGTGCTATGGGGTTGGCTGCGCCCCATAGGGCCACTCCCCCCCATAGAGCACACTCCTATGGGGCCACACCCACCATGGGCACCCATGGGCACCACCCTGGTCAAAAATGTCACTTGTTCAAAATGTCCTCACTGGggtccccagtgtccccatgtccaAAATGTCCTCACattcccattgtccccattgtccccagtgtccccaatgtccccatatccaTAATGTCCCtatgtccccacatccccaatgtccccaacgtccccagTGTCTCCATGTCCCCTCCCATATCCACAACATCCTCATGTCCCCAACGTccacagtgtccccatgtcccccccCTCATGTCACATTGTCCCCAGGCAGCTGGCATTGCCACGTGTCCCCCTCTGCCCCTGGTGTCCCCACGtcctccctcccacctcccccaACTCTGGCCCCCAAAAAGGGGAACTGAAAGGGGAAGCGCCACTGGGTGGAGTGGGGGGGGGGACAACTTCTGGGGAAGGGACAGACGGTGGGGGAACGTGGGGAcagggggatgtggggacatgggggacactggggacattgggatatggggacattggggacactgggacgctggggacactgggacgctggggacatggggacattagGGAAacggggatgtggggacactgTCCTTCCTTATGTTCCCTTGTGCCCCCATGTCCCTTTTGTCTccatatcccacatccccatgtccccagtgtcctcgcatccccatcatgtccccatgtccccaaatccccatgTTCCCATTTATCCCTGCAGTCTTcattgtccccactgtccccgaTGGTCCTCAATGAGCTCtgatgtccccattgtccctaTTGACCCCAATGCCCTTCGTGGTCCCCAAAGTCCACACTGTCCCTATTGTCTCCATTGTCCCTAAATTCCCCATTGTCCCAATTGACCCCAAAGTCCCTGTTGTCCTCACCGTCCCCAAAGTTCCCATTGTTTCTATTATCCCCATTGTCCCCGTGATCGTCAGCgtccccactgtcccccagtgtccccccTCCCCACCGTCCCCAACCCCTACCCCTATAAACCCCTCTGGAGGACCGCACGGAGGGGTGGCACTACAAGCAGAGCGCCGCTCTGCGCGCCCCTACTCTATGATACGCGAGCGGGGTCCCCACAGATGAGAGACCCGCTCACTTCCGGTTCCCTCATCCCAGGTGACGTCCGGTTCCGGCGCAGCTCAGTTCCGGTTCCGGCGCGGTGCCCCGGTGACCGCCGGTGCTATGGGCGCTCACCTGGCGCGGCGCTATGCCGGGGGGGCGGACACGGAGCCGGATCCGCTGGCGATGCCCACGTTTCCCCCCGACCTGGGGCTGCCCGGGCGGGAACCGCGCAGTAAGGGGGGGCTCTTGGCCCTTGGGGTCTGTGGGGCCTGGGGGGTCTGAAGGTGTCCTTGCGGGGTCCTTGCGGGGTCCTTGCGGGGACAGCGGGGTCCCtgggggttgggggggggggtCTGCGTGTGGGTCCGAGGGGTCCGTGTGGGGCCCGGGAGGTTTCTGTAGGGCTAGGAGCGGACTGTGTGGATCTGAGGGGTCGGTATGGGGTCTGGGGAGGGGGCATGTGGGGTCTGCGGGGTCTCTGTAGCACCGGAGAGGGTCTGTGTGGGGCCTGGGGGTGTCCCTGAGGGGTCCCCGTGAGGCCTGGGCGATCcatgtgggtctctgtggggtcgGGGGGTCTCTGGGGCTGAGGGTGGCCCATGTGGAACGGTGGCAGCTACTGCCACTCTCCCCCTGATCATGTCTACAGTCCCCAACCAATGTCCCTTTGCCCCCTCCCCCATGACCCCATCCCCAACCACTGACCCCTTATTCCCTGTCCCCAGCCAATGACCCTATCCCTTCACCTCCTGTCCCCTGACtgtgtccccctgtccccagcCAATGTCACTTTGCTCCCCTCTGACCCTGTCTCctgtgtccctctgtccccaacccctgtccccaaccccatcccattATATCCTGTCCCCAACCAGCGTCCTTTTGCCTGCTCCCCCTGACCCTGTCCCCAACCACTGACCCCTTATCCGCTGTGTCCCCATCCAGTGACCTCAtcccttcatttcttttcccgTGACtgtgtccccctgtccccagcCAATGTCACTTCGCTCCCCTCTGACCCTGTCCCCTGTGTACCTCTGTCCCCAACCCCTGTCCCCAACCAATTATATCCTGTCCCCCAGTCCCCAGCCAATGTCCCCAACCCCTGTCCCCAACTCCATCCCTTCACAccctgtccccaaccccatcccattATATCCTGTCTCCATCTGTCCTTTCACCTCCCGTCCTGACTGTGCCCGTGTCCCCAACCCCTGTCCCCCATCCCTTTGCCTCCTGCCCCCTGACGGTGTCCCTTTGCCTCCAGCCATGGTGGCCACAGCTCAGCAGTTGTCGGACGGCCGCGTCCCGTTGGCACAGCGCGATTTCTGCGCCCACCACCTCCTGCGCCTGATGCGCTGCCGCCGCGACGCCTTCCCCAGCCTATGGCAGTGCCAACACCTGAGGCACCAATGGGACAGCTGCCAGCACCACGAGTAGGGGGAGGGGGACGGAGGGAGGCAGGGGGAcgtggggagggcagggggataaggggatgtggggacattgAGGGGAGGGGGGCAGGGGAAGACAtagggacaaaatgaggacgtGGGGACAAGGTGGGGGCATGGGGACAAAATGGGGCATGGGGATAAGGTGGGAGACATGGGGACGAGGAGGGGTacagggacgtggggacagagTAGGGATACGGCGACCAGAAGGGATCACAGGATGAGGTGAGGATGTGAGACGTGGAGGGGACACAGGGACAAGGAGGGAACAAAGTGGGGACATGGGGTCAAGTAGGTGGCATGGGGTCAAGGTGGGACACGGGGACAAGGTGGGGTATGGGGACAAagtggggacacggggacgaGGTGGGACATGAGGACCAGAAGGGGATATGGGGGCACGGGGCCAAGGAGGGGTCATGGGAACAAAATGGGGCATGGGGACCAGGAGGGGACAaaatggggacactggggacaggcagacatggggatatggggacacggggacgaGGAGGGGCCGTCCATCCACAGCTACGTGATGCGCATGAAGGAGTTTGAGCGCGAGCGGCGGCTGCTGCAGCGCCAGAAGCGGATCCGGGAGCGGGAGGCGGCGGTGGCTGCAGAGTGACAGCCGTGGGGACCCCCACCCACGGGACCCCCACCCTCTGGGTAATGCTGGGCACGGAATAAAGCTCCAAACGCGACCCCGTGTCCTTGGGGACagtgacacacacacacgtgtggAAGGGACGTCTTTTATTCTTGTCTGCGGGGACAGCGACGGTCGCACGCGGGGGACGCGGTCATTGCCAGCCACCACAGGACAGTGACACGCCACACGTGAGTGACACGCGTCACGTATGACCCCACGGGACAGTAACGTGTCCCTCATGGGTGACACCGATCGTTCTTGACCCCGTGGAATGGTGACACGGGGTCACACCTGGCTCAGTGTGACAGTTGGTGACAGCGTGGCATGGGGACGCCATGACTGCATCCACCACCACAGCGGGGGGTCTGCTGTCCCCAAGGTGTCATCCAGATGTCCTTTGTCTCCCAAGGCCCATTGTCACCCAAGTGTCCTTTGTCACCAAGGCCTTTTGTCACCCAGACGTCTTTTGTCACCGAGCTGTTGCTTGTTACCCAGCTGCTCCCCGTCACCCAGACATCCCCCATCACCCAGATGTCCTTTGTCACCCGAATGTCCCCTGTCACCCAGATGATGTCCTCAGTCACCCAGATGTCCTTTGCCACGAGGGTGTCCTTTGTCACCCAGGTGTCCTTTGTCACCCAAGTGCctcctgtcacccaaacgtcCCCGTCGCTCAGGTGTCCTTTGTCACTTGGGTGTCCCCCATCACCCAGACATCCCCCATCACTCGGGTGCCCCCCCGTCGTCCCGCCGTCCCCCTGGCTGTCCcctggggtggggggggggtgGTGGCGGTGTCCCCTCACAGCAGGAAGGGGACGATGGGGGAGCGCAGCGGTGGGTAATCGCGGAACTCCCGCAGGTAGCTGCGGTGCTTCCCCTGTGCCCATATCGCCATCTGCACGAAGCCCACCAGGGAGAACAGAGCCACTGCGGGGGGGGGCACGAGGTGCCAGTGGGGGGGTAAACGAGTAACGAGGGGATAGGGGGAATGTGGGAAAATGGGGGATGTGGGATGGGGGGAAGTATGGGGATATCTGCGTGAACCCCAGCATTGAGAACAGAGCCACTGGGGGGGGGGAACACTGGGCAGATAGGGGGATGGAGTGGGGGACAGGAGACAGtgatgggacatggggacagttGGCAGGACAGGGCATGGAGACACTGGGAAGACAAAGGGATGGGGGGAACATTGGGGGGATGTAGGGACACTGGGAAGATATGAGGACGGGGGGGACAGGAGATGGGGGGGACACAGAGACAGTGGTGAGGATGTGGGGCCAGCTGGGGGGGCCAAGGGATGGGGGGGACATGGGACATTTATATGAACCCCACCAGGGAGGAGAGGGACActggaggggagagggagggggaaaCACCATCAACCTTCTGGTGGGGGGATGTGGGGTCACGGGAAGGGATGTGGGGTCACAGGGGGGGACGTGGGGCCCAGCTCACCAGGCAGACACTGCGTCATGATGGTAAACCCGATCCAGGAGCCAACCTGGGGGGCAAAGGGGGTAAAAACTAGAGTGGGGGCAGCAACACCCCAACACTGGGATGTCACNNNNNNNNNNNNNNNNNNNNNNNNNNNNNNNNNNNNNNNNNNNNNNNNNNNNNNNNNNNNNNNNNNNNNNNNNNNNNNNNNNNNNNNNNNNNNNNNNNNNNNNNNNNNNNNNNNNNNNNNNNNNNNNNNNNNNNNNNNNNNNNNNNNNNNNNNNNNNNNNNNNNNNNNNNNNNNNNNNNNNNNNNNNNNNNNNNNNNNNNNNNNNNNNNNNNNNNNNNNNNNNNNNNNNNNNNNNNNNNNNNNNNNNNNNNNNNNNNNNNNNNNNNNNNNNNNNNNNNNNNNNNNNNNNNNNNNNNNNNNNNNNNNNNNNNNNNNNNNNNNNNNNNNNNNNNNNNNNNNNNNNNNNNNNNNNNNNNNNNNNNNNNNNNNNNNNNNNNNNNNNNNNNNNNNNNNNNNNNNNNNNNNNNNNNNNNNNNNNNNNNNNNNNNNNNNNNNNNNNNNNNNNNNNNNNNNNNNNNNNNNNNNNNNNNNNNNNNNNNNNNNNNNNNNNNNNNNNNNNNNNNNNNNNNNNNNNNNNNNNNNNNNNNNNNNNNNNNNNNNNNNNNNNNNNNNNNNNNNNNNNNNNNNNNNNNNNNNNNNNNNNNNNNNNNNNNNNNNNNNNNNNNNNNNNNNNNNNNNNNNNNNNNNNNNNNNNNNNNNNNNNNNNNNNNNNNNNNNNNNNNNNNNNNNNNNNNNNNNNNNNNNNNNNNNNNNNNNNNNNNNNNNNNNNNNNNNNNNNNNNNNNNNNNNNNNNNNNNNNNNNNNNNNNNNNNNNNNNNNNNNNNNNNNNNNNNNNNNNNNNNNNNNNNNNNNNNNNNNNNNNNNNNNNNNNNNNNNNNNNNNNNNNNNNNNNNNNNNNNNNNNNNNNNNNNNNNNNNNNNNNNNNNNNNNNNNNNNNNNNNNNNNNNNNNNNNNNNNNNNNNNNNNNNNNNNNNNNNNNNNNNNNNNNNNNNNNNNNNNNNNNNNNNNNNNNNNNNNNNNNNNNNNNNNNNNNNNNNNNNNNNNNNNNNNNNNNNNNNNNNNNNNNNNNNNNNNNNNNNNNNNNNNNNNNNNNNNNNNNNNNNNNNNNNNNNNNNNNNNNNNNNNNNNNNNNNNNNNNNNNNNNNNNNNNNNNNNNNNNNNNNNNNNNNNNNNNNNNNNNNNNNNNNNNNNNNNNNNNNNNNNNNNNNNNNNNNNNNNNNNNNNNNNNNNNNNNNNNNNNNNNNNNNNNNNNNNNNNNNNNNNNNNNNNNNNNNNNNNNNNNNNNNNNNNNNNNNNNNNNNNNNNNNNNNNNNNNNNNNNNNNNNNNNNNNNNNNNNNNNNNNNNNNNNNNNNNNNNNNNNNNNNNNNNNNNNNNNNNNNNNNNNNNNNNNNNNNNNNNNNNNNNNNNNNNNNNNNNNNNNNNNNNNNNNNNNNNNNNNNNNNNNNNNNNNNNNNNNNNNNNNNNNNNNNNNNNNNNNNNNNNNNNNNNNNNNNNNNNNNNNNNNNNNNNNNNNNNNNNNNNNNNNNNNNNNNNNNNNNNNNNNNNNNNNNNNNNNNNNNNNNNNNNNNNNNNNNNNNNNNNNNNNNNNNNNNNNNNNNNNNNNNNNNNNNNNNNNNNNNNNNNNNNNNNNNNNNNNNNNNNNNNNNNNNNNNNNNNNNNNNNNNNNNNNNNNNNNNNNNNNNNNNNNNNNNNNNNNNNNNNNNNNNNNNNNNNNNNNNNNNNNNNNNNNNNNNNNNNNNNNNNNNNNNNNNNNNNNNNNNNNNNNNNNNNNNNNNNNNNNNNNNNNNNNNNNNNNNNNNNNNNNNNNNNNNNNNNNNNNNNNNNNNNNNNNNNNNNNNNNNNNNNNNNNNNNNNNNNNNNNNNNNNNNNNNNNNNNNNNNNNNNNNNNNNNNNNNNNNNNNNNNNNNNNNNNNNNNNNNNNNNNNNNNNNNNNNNNNNNNNNNNNNNNNNNNNNNNNNNNNNNNNNNNNNNNNNNNNNNNNNNNNNNNNNNNNNNNNNNNNNNNNNNNNNNNNNNNNNNNNNNNNNNNNNNNNNNNNNNNNNNNNNNNNNNNNNNNNNNNNNNNNNNNNNNNNNNNNNNNNNNNNNNNNNNNNNNNNNNNNNNNNNNNNNNNNNNNNNNNNNNNNNNNNNNNNNNNNNNNNNNNNNN contains the following coding sequences:
- the NDUFB7 gene encoding NADH dehydrogenase [ubiquinone] 1 beta subcomplex subunit 7 — translated: MGAHLARRYAGGADTEPDPLAMPTFPPDLGLPGREPRTMVATAQQLSDGRVPLAQRDFCAHHLLRLMRCRRDAFPSLWQCQHLRHQWDSCQHHDYVMRMKEFERERRLLQRQKRIREREAAVAAE